A portion of the Marinobacter alexandrii genome contains these proteins:
- a CDS encoding TIGR03643 family protein, giving the protein MELTERDKNRIIEMAWEDRTPFDAIKFQFGLPEKEVIKLMRSTLKRSSFNLWRKRVNSGPSQKHLKKQPNDMVRFNLRDKNRSASTKSPSDNV; this is encoded by the coding sequence ATGGAATTAACTGAACGAGATAAAAACAGAATCATAGAGATGGCTTGGGAGGACCGTACACCTTTTGATGCTATTAAATTTCAGTTTGGATTACCTGAAAAAGAGGTCATTAAACTGATGCGATCCACATTAAAGAGGAGCAGCTTCAACCTCTGGCGTAAGCGCGTCAATAGTGGTCCAAGTCAAAAGCACCTAAAGAAGCAGCCTAATGATATGGTAAGGTTTAATCTTCGAGACAAAAACAGATCAGCCTCAACAAAATCTCCAAGCGATAATGTTTAG
- a CDS encoding flavin reductase: protein MGVKRPWNIVNMPVYSLATEKDGQLNMNICTYVSAVSMKPKLFMVAIDYHTQTFTNLEISTTAVLQILHTDQIKLVNQLGKKSGKNFNKYDYLEKKELLDNWNGNKILKGACGYLQLKQVGRKNVGGDHELFWFEVEKSKTNAEQGILMFQDLIEKGMIL, encoded by the coding sequence GTGGGAGTTAAGCGTCCATGGAATATTGTAAACATGCCCGTCTACAGTTTAGCTACTGAAAAAGATGGACAGCTCAATATGAACATTTGTACGTATGTAAGTGCCGTAAGCATGAAACCAAAACTTTTCATGGTAGCTATTGATTATCATACTCAAACATTCACCAACCTAGAGATATCTACAACGGCTGTTTTACAAATTCTTCATACCGACCAAATCAAACTCGTAAATCAACTAGGGAAAAAGTCTGGAAAGAATTTCAACAAATACGACTATCTCGAGAAGAAGGAACTACTTGATAATTGGAATGGAAATAAAATACTCAAAGGCGCTTGTGGGTATTTGCAACTAAAACAGGTTGGAAGAAAAAATGTTGGTGGAGATCATGAACTCTTTTGGTTTGAGGTGGAGAAATCAAAAACAAATGCCGAACAAGGAATACTCATGTTTCAGGATCTGATTGAAAAGGGCATGATACTTTAA
- a CDS encoding Lacal_2735 family protein → MGLFSKTSPKEKLQKKYAKLMEESYNLSKSNRKASDEKVAEAEDVLKQINALV, encoded by the coding sequence ATGGGACTATTTAGTAAAACATCACCGAAAGAAAAGCTTCAAAAGAAATATGCGAAGTTGATGGAAGAATCATACAATCTTTCAAAAAGTAATAGAAAAGCGAGTGATGAAAAAGTAGCTGAGGCAGAAGACGTATTGAAGCAGATCAATGCGTTAGTGTAG
- a CDS encoding amidase translates to MKRRNFIQLGAITGAISFLGIKACASPASETGNENNLEEPFELEEWSVSQLQEAMESGKYTSKQICELYLERIEKKDKDGLNSVIEVNPDALEIAGQLDKERADGKVRGALHGIPIMIKDNIDTGDKMMTTAGSMALAGSSAPDDAFIIKKLRESGAVLLGKTNLSEWANFRSFRSSSGWSGRGRQTRNPYALDRNPCGSSAGSGAAVSGNMCAITIGTETNGSIVCPSSSNGVVGIKPTVGLWSRDGIIPISETQDTAGPMGKSVADAATLLGALTGVDSADERTKESDENSYTDYTQFLDTNGLKGKRIGVLEGTIGYHERVDEVMEQAFDAMEEQGAELIKDIKASEDGAYSNSGFELLLYEFKDGLNKYLSSRSDAKVKSLADIIQFNKDNADVEMPYFPQGIMERAEMKGPLTDDEYREHLKVVTEVSRNGIDKVMKEHNLDAIIGVTGGPAWPIDVINGDHFGTGSSTPAARSGYPNITVPAGYIHGLPVGMSIFGGKYQEPKLISIAYAFEQATKVRRAPKLLPTLDLP, encoded by the coding sequence ATGAAAAGAAGAAATTTCATTCAACTCGGCGCAATAACTGGAGCAATCTCTTTTTTAGGGATAAAAGCATGCGCATCACCAGCAAGTGAAACAGGTAACGAAAATAACTTGGAAGAGCCTTTCGAATTGGAAGAATGGTCCGTTTCCCAACTTCAAGAAGCAATGGAGTCAGGCAAATACACTTCAAAACAAATCTGTGAGCTTTACCTGGAAAGAATTGAGAAAAAAGATAAAGATGGATTAAACAGTGTAATAGAGGTTAATCCTGATGCCCTTGAGATTGCAGGTCAACTGGATAAGGAGCGTGCTGATGGCAAGGTTAGAGGTGCACTTCACGGCATCCCCATCATGATTAAGGATAACATAGATACGGGAGACAAAATGATGACGACCGCTGGATCTATGGCGCTTGCCGGATCTTCTGCTCCGGATGATGCGTTTATCATTAAAAAATTGAGAGAGTCTGGCGCAGTGCTTTTAGGAAAAACAAACTTGAGTGAGTGGGCAAATTTTAGATCTTTTCGCTCTTCAAGTGGCTGGAGTGGTAGAGGACGTCAAACTAGAAATCCATATGCTTTGGATAGAAACCCATGTGGTTCCAGTGCGGGATCTGGAGCAGCGGTATCTGGAAATATGTGTGCCATCACCATTGGAACGGAGACGAACGGCTCCATTGTGTGTCCGTCCTCTTCAAATGGAGTGGTTGGAATCAAACCGACAGTAGGTCTTTGGAGTAGGGACGGAATCATACCTATTTCTGAAACACAGGATACAGCAGGTCCTATGGGTAAATCAGTAGCTGATGCGGCTACTTTATTGGGCGCACTTACGGGAGTGGATTCCGCAGATGAAAGAACGAAGGAAAGCGATGAAAATTCGTATACAGATTACACCCAATTTTTGGATACCAATGGATTGAAAGGGAAAAGAATAGGTGTATTGGAAGGTACGATTGGCTATCATGAACGAGTAGATGAAGTGATGGAACAAGCTTTTGATGCGATGGAGGAGCAAGGTGCAGAGTTGATCAAGGATATTAAAGCAAGCGAAGATGGTGCTTACAGTAACTCTGGCTTTGAGCTTTTGCTTTACGAGTTTAAAGATGGATTGAACAAATACCTGTCATCCAGATCTGATGCAAAAGTAAAATCTCTTGCAGATATAATTCAGTTCAATAAAGACAATGCAGACGTGGAAATGCCTTACTTCCCTCAAGGAATCATGGAACGGGCAGAAATGAAAGGCCCACTGACAGATGATGAGTATAGGGAGCACTTAAAAGTGGTGACTGAAGTTTCCAGAAACGGAATAGATAAAGTAATGAAGGAGCATAATCTAGATGCGATTATTGGGGTGACGGGAGGGCCTGCATGGCCAATAGATGTAATCAATGGAGATCACTTTGGAACAGGAAGTTCTACACCTGCTGCCCGATCGGGATATCCAAACATTACTGTTCCTGCAGGATACATACATGGGCTGCCTGTAGGCATGTCAATATTTGGAGGAAAGTATCAGGAGCCTAAGCTCATAAGCATTGCATACGCTTTTGAGCAAGCAACAAAAGTACGGAGAGCACCTAAGTTGTTACCTACGCTAGACTTGCCATGA
- a CDS encoding 3-phosphoshikimate 1-carboxyvinyltransferase, with the protein MKYRLKRYNSRLRGEIKLESSKSESNRALIINALAGGETTAIQNLSKARDTQTMLNLLSEKQHIYDVKDAGTTMRFFTAYLAINGTGETITGTDRMKQRPIGPLVESLRQIGARIDYLENEGYPPLKIEKVKNQLTDKISIPGNISSQYISALLMIAPCLPKGLTIKLTTEIYSRPYIQMTLDLMMAFGVSVAWEGSEIEIQPLQYEPTKYTIEGDWSGASYWYGFMAIAPEKGYLSLPGIRDYSSQGDKEIAQIMYHLGIASHFESGRVKLLKRKGTLNKLKLDFRNCPDLAQTVLVVAAVKGIQLEMTGLESLKIKETDRVAAMKNELKKIGAELLEENGSWKLIPSNDLPSSIDVDTYEDHRMAMAFAPLCLLMDVTIDDPFVVEKSYPGFWDEIRKLGVKIETL; encoded by the coding sequence TTGAAATATCGATTAAAAAGATATAATTCACGACTCAGAGGAGAGATAAAACTTGAATCTTCTAAAAGTGAAAGTAACCGAGCGCTAATCATTAATGCATTGGCGGGCGGAGAAACCACCGCTATCCAAAATCTTTCAAAGGCACGAGATACACAAACGATGCTCAACTTATTGAGTGAAAAACAGCACATCTATGACGTGAAAGATGCAGGCACCACCATGCGATTCTTTACGGCATATCTAGCTATTAATGGCACTGGCGAAACCATCACTGGAACCGATCGAATGAAGCAAAGGCCAATAGGACCATTGGTGGAGTCTTTGAGACAAATAGGTGCTAGAATTGATTACCTGGAAAATGAGGGATACCCTCCTCTAAAAATTGAAAAGGTAAAAAATCAACTGACCGACAAAATTTCTATTCCTGGAAATATAAGCAGCCAGTACATCAGCGCACTTCTAATGATTGCTCCTTGCTTACCGAAGGGGTTAACCATTAAGTTGACGACAGAAATATACAGTCGTCCTTATATTCAAATGACCCTCGACCTAATGATGGCTTTTGGTGTTTCCGTAGCATGGGAAGGTTCGGAGATAGAGATTCAACCTCTCCAATATGAACCAACCAAATACACCATAGAAGGTGATTGGTCAGGAGCTAGCTATTGGTATGGTTTTATGGCCATAGCTCCCGAAAAAGGCTACCTAAGTTTACCGGGCATTCGCGATTATTCTTCACAAGGGGACAAAGAAATCGCTCAAATCATGTATCACCTGGGAATTGCTTCACACTTCGAGTCTGGTAGGGTTAAACTTTTAAAGCGAAAGGGGACTTTAAATAAATTGAAGCTCGATTTCAGGAATTGTCCAGATCTTGCCCAAACAGTTCTAGTTGTAGCTGCTGTTAAAGGTATTCAGTTAGAGATGACAGGCTTAGAGAGTTTGAAGATCAAAGAGACCGATCGTGTGGCCGCCATGAAAAATGAGCTGAAAAAAATTGGCGCTGAATTGCTTGAAGAAAATGGTAGCTGGAAACTTATTCCCTCCAATGATTTACCTTCATCTATTGACGTAGACACATACGAAGATCATCGAATGGCTATGGCCTTCGCGCCTCTCTGTTTACTTATGGATGTAACCATCGATGACCCTTTCGTCGTTGAAAAATCTTATCCTGGTTTTTGGGATGAAATCAGAAAGCTAGGTGTCAAGATAGAAACACTATGA
- the aroB gene encoding 3-dehydroquinate synthase, protein MSNNLSSYLTISTSISADLMNQISRLNPDKYAFLVDENTRKHCLHLLDIEKDYIIEIESGELNKNLATCESIWKELTHFGFTRKSLLINLGGGVIGDMGGFCAATFKRGISFINVPTTLLSQVDASIGGKLGIDFNGLKNHIGLFQEPNAVIISTQFLETLSERELKSGFAEIIKHSLIRSEDQWNYLQTHSFEQMEWGDIIPKSIKVKNDVVNEDPKENGLRKILNYGHTIGHAIETHFLNSSTPLTHGEAVALGMILENKLAVKMDLLSEEQSILIEDYINGIYSFPEDLPGYQILKSHLIQDKKNDKSGLRFSLLKKVAQCTYDVLAEEQVLKEILK, encoded by the coding sequence ATGTCTAATAATCTTTCTTCTTACCTCACTATTTCCACCAGCATCTCAGCAGATTTGATGAACCAAATCAGTCGGCTTAATCCTGATAAATATGCTTTTCTGGTGGATGAAAATACCCGAAAGCATTGTCTTCACTTACTTGATATTGAAAAAGACTATATCATTGAAATTGAAAGTGGAGAGTTGAATAAAAATTTAGCTACGTGTGAGTCAATATGGAAAGAGTTAACCCATTTCGGATTTACACGCAAAAGCCTTTTAATCAACCTTGGGGGTGGTGTCATTGGAGATATGGGAGGGTTTTGTGCGGCTACCTTTAAACGCGGCATTTCATTTATTAACGTGCCAACCACCCTACTTTCGCAAGTAGATGCAAGCATTGGAGGTAAGTTGGGCATTGACTTCAATGGACTGAAAAACCATATCGGATTATTTCAAGAACCAAATGCTGTCATCATTAGCACGCAGTTCTTGGAAACACTTTCTGAGAGAGAATTAAAATCTGGATTTGCAGAAATTATCAAGCATTCATTGATCAGAAGTGAGGACCAATGGAATTACCTGCAAACCCATTCTTTTGAGCAAATGGAGTGGGGTGATATTATCCCAAAATCAATCAAAGTCAAAAATGATGTGGTGAACGAAGACCCAAAAGAAAATGGCCTTCGAAAGATCTTAAATTATGGTCATACCATTGGTCATGCTATTGAAACACATTTCTTGAATAGCTCAACTCCTTTAACACACGGCGAAGCTGTTGCTCTGGGGATGATCTTGGAGAATAAATTAGCTGTAAAAATGGACTTGTTATCAGAAGAGCAATCTATTCTTATAGAAGATTACATTAATGGAATTTATTCGTTCCCTGAAGACCTTCCAGGCTATCAAATATTAAAAAGTCATTTGATTCAAGACAAAAAGAATGATAAAAGTGGATTGCGTTTTTCACTTTTAAAAAAAGTAGCTCAATGTACATATGATGTACTTGCAGAAGAGCAAGTTCTTAAGGAGATCCTTAAATAA